The nucleotide window TCAGAATACTGGAATATTATCCAGAACATTGAGCATTGATATAAATTAAATGCAGATATTTAATCCACATGAATAATCAATAAATCCAATAAATCAACTTTTTTTATTAAGTTGCAGATATGGAAAATGATAAAAAATTTAGTCACCGCTCCCTAAAACATATTTTAAAGGGTCTCATGGATGGGTGGGTGTAATATTTAAAAAAATGTTTAAGTAACTAAAATATAATTTTCAGATATATACTAAAATTAAGATATACTTTAAAAATATGCTAAAAAATTTATATAATCAAAGTTTGCGTTTATGAAATTGAAAAATTAAATTTATGAAATTAAGGTGATTTTAAATGAAAGAGGAGAACAAAGTTGGAGCGAAAATCCGTCAGTTAAGAGAAGATCGAAAACTTTCGGTGGAAGAACTGGCCGATGCCAGTTATAGCAGTGTTGAACTTATAGAAGACTTGGAAAGTGGAGCACTGGTACCATCACTAACTCCTCTTTTAAAAATTGCACGGGCACTGGGAGTACGCCTGGGCACATTCCTGGATGACGCCCCCCACAGCGGGCCCTTCATGGTCAAATCAGGAAAATCAGATAACATAATCAGATTTTCTGGTCAGGGACTTGGTGAACACAGCAACCAGAGTGCATTGGAATTCTACTCACTGGCCTATGGGAAGGTAGACAGACACATGGAACCCTTCCTCATCGATGTCCACCCCACTGAAAACCAGGATTACCAGCTTGCATCACACGAAGGTGAAGAATTCCTATATGTTATTCAGGGAAAGATAGAAGTGCTTTACGGGCAGGATAAATACCTTTTAGAACCAGAAGACAGTATTTACTACGATTCAGTGGTTCCTCACCACGTACATGCCAAAGAAAAGGATTCAAAAATGTTGGCAGTGGTTTACACTCCCTTCTAAGATGAGGGAGACCCTTTTATAAAAATTGGAGATACTTATACATGTACACTATTACAGTAACACCGCGATTTGGAGACTCAGACGGATTAAGACACATTAACAACATAGTACTTGCTGAATGGTTTGAACTGGCAAGAAACGAGATTTACAGATTATTCACACCAGATCTCGACCTCAGCTACGAAAAATGGAAACTGATAATGGTTAAAACTGATTTCGAATTCCTGGGACAGATGTACTACAGAGATGATGTGGAAATAAAAACCAGTATAATAAGGATTGGTAACAGTTCCTATACCACCTACCACGAAGCATGGCAATCAGGACACCTCAAAGCAAAAGGAACTGCAGTCCTGGTGAACTACGACTTCATACAGCAGAAATCAAGACCAATACCTGATGATATAAGGAAAAAACTGGAAGAGCATCTGGATGACTATTCAGGTAAATAACTTACCTAAATTCTCGGTAAGTAACTTCCTAATACTATCTAATGACATATTTATGGTAAAACAGCTTTAAGCAAGGGCCTATTTCGGTAAATAAACTGCTTCAGTAAAGGGTCTATTTCTGGTAAATAGACTAGTTCAGATAAATAAACCTAATTACTCTAAATAACCTGTATTGGGAACCTGTATTGGGAAAATATATTCGAAGAGAAAAAATTATTCAAAAAAATAAAGTATAACCACATATTTAAGATTGTAAAACTTGGAGTTTTTAAAATGGTTTTTAGTGAACTTACTATTGGTGATTTCCTGGAAGAAATGGTAAAAAAGGATCCCAATCAGGAATTCATGGTATACCCTGACCGAGATCTTCGTTTCACCTATCAGGAGTTTGATGAGAGAGTCAACCTCCTGGCCAAGGGCTTCCTGGAAATTGGAATAAAAAAGGGAGACCACGTGGGTATCTGGGCCAAAAACGTGCCTGACTGGCTTACCATGTTGTTCGCAACCTCCAAGATCGGAGCAGTTCTGGTCACAGTTAACACAGCTTACAAAAGCCATGAACTGGCATATGTACTGGAACAATCAGATATGAAGGCCCTGGCAATCATTGATGGATACCAGGATGTTGATTACCTTCAAATAGTCTACGAACTCGTCCCAGAACTTAAAACCCAGGAAAGGGGTAAACTCAACAGTGAAAAATTCCCATTCCTGGACAGTGTGATCTACGTGGGCCAGGAAAAGCACAGGGGAATGTACAACACTAACGAACTACTCTTACTGGGAAAACACGCAGATGATGAGGAATTCCAGCAGATCAAGTCATCTGTTACCAATGATGAAGTGGTTAACATGCAGTACACCTCCGGAACCACCGGATTTCCCAAGGGTGTTATGTTAACTCACCGTAACATCTTAAACAATGGTTATTACATAGGTGAAAGGCAAAAATTCACAGAAAAAGACAGGTTATGTATAACTGTGCCCCTTTTCCATTGTTTCGGTATTGTACTGGCAGTGATGGCCACTTTCAGCCACGGGGCCACCATGGTAATGGTTGAACTCTTCGACCCACTACTGGTTCTGGCGGCAGTTCAAAAGGAACGCTGCACAGCCCTATATGGGGTGCCTACCATGTTCATTGCCGAGTACAGCCATCCCATGTTTGACATGTTCGATCTTTCCAGTCTCAGAACCGGGATCATGGCGGGCTCCACCCCGCCAATTGAAGCCATGAAAAGGGTAGTTAACGATATGAACATGACCCAGATAACCAGTGTTTACGGGTTAACCGAGGGATCACCCGGATTCACCCAGACCAGTGTGGAT belongs to uncultured Methanobacterium sp. and includes:
- a CDS encoding XRE family transcriptional regulator codes for the protein MKEENKVGAKIRQLREDRKLSVEELADASYSSVELIEDLESGALVPSLTPLLKIARALGVRLGTFLDDAPHSGPFMVKSGKSDNIIRFSGQGLGEHSNQSALEFYSLAYGKVDRHMEPFLIDVHPTENQDYQLASHEGEEFLYVIQGKIEVLYGQDKYLLEPEDSIYYDSVVPHHVHAKEKDSKMLAVVYTPF
- a CDS encoding thioesterase family protein translates to MYTITVTPRFGDSDGLRHINNIVLAEWFELARNEIYRLFTPDLDLSYEKWKLIMVKTDFEFLGQMYYRDDVEIKTSIIRIGNSSYTTYHEAWQSGHLKAKGTAVLVNYDFIQQKSRPIPDDIRKKLEEHLDDYSGK
- a CDS encoding AMP-binding protein produces the protein MVFSELTIGDFLEEMVKKDPNQEFMVYPDRDLRFTYQEFDERVNLLAKGFLEIGIKKGDHVGIWAKNVPDWLTMLFATSKIGAVLVTVNTAYKSHELAYVLEQSDMKALAIIDGYQDVDYLQIVYELVPELKTQERGKLNSEKFPFLDSVIYVGQEKHRGMYNTNELLLLGKHADDEEFQQIKSSVTNDEVVNMQYTSGTTGFPKGVMLTHRNILNNGYYIGERQKFTEKDRLCITVPLFHCFGIVLAVMATFSHGATMVMVELFDPLLVLAAVQKERCTALYGVPTMFIAEYSHPMFDMFDLSSLRTGIMAGSTPPIEAMKRVVNDMNMTQITSVYGLTEGSPGFTQTSVDDPMEKRVETVGKPLPECEVKIVDPETGETLEPHQTGEICCKGYNVMKGYYKMPDKTREVIDEDGWLHSGDLASVDEEGYYSIVGRIKDMIIRGGENIYPREIEEFLYTMPGVLDVQVVGIPDEKYGEIVGACIILEEDAKLTEEDVRDYSRTKIARFKVPKHVFFVDEFPLTASGKIQKFILREQAEKLLKEKLEEQEKDL